TGCTAACATAGTGTGTGTCAATCTCTTGTacaatctatattttattagaaatatttccttgATAAAGTTTGTTATGATAGAATTATTATCCTAATTTGTAACGACGCGTAACGAACCAATGGACGGTCAACTTCACTACGACGTGTCAAtagttaataaaatgattttgcaatgtatcaacatttttttaaactagatagtatcaatttcatttgataaaatagtaaaacttgattaataaaagaaagactTACATAGCTGTACTATTccgatatatttttgaaatttattttcatcgcttTATCATAGAAATAAGAATACATAATGtgctaaataaaaaatgtctgAAAAGGTAAATGTCctttaaatagaaaacaaattgTATCAGTGTagtaattattaatgattctacaattttttatataatgtatttttgtataacatTTGTATGTGTTTCATAACTCCATTGACGTTGtcatataattacatatgtttgaattgttgaataaattgataaactttatgatttgtgtaaataataacattcttttttcaGGTATAATACAGTAATGCAATATtgaaaatcttattttattaagacAAAATGTCAGATAACAATTTGCCGCACATATTCTATGGATTCGATTCGCCTGGTAGGATAGTACGTATAGAATCTAGTATTACCACACGGCCTAATATTGGTCTTTTAACTATAGAAGAAACATTAAGAAGACTTAGCACAAATCTAAGGCCAGAAAGACAAACTAATGACTCAAATAATGGTAAGATcatattaataacttttttttactaatagtatatatttatataattttacaacttGTAGAAATGTTGCAATGcatatacaaagaaaattagtgagttaatatttaaacttgAACCGTTGTCAAATACAATTCATtctagaaaattgttatacgttaatatCACTTATATTATGTGttaatcaataattaattaattaactaattaattaaacttgattaaagaaatatctgaTGCTCAACCTCCAGCGATTTTATCAAATGAGGAACCAGTACCTATTGTGTTGTCAGAATCTGTAAACATTGCACAACCAAATGATATGATTGATGGTGCATCTTCCCCAAACCAATCAGACATTGATACATCAATAGCAAATACAGAAGATgagtatgtatattaatatatattataattttatacataaaagataatatttaaatacatgcTTCTTAACAAAACATTTCTGTTCAATACAGCAAAAGATATTGCTGGGTATGCTTTGCAACGGATGAAGATGATGCAACTGCTTTATGGGTAAAACCATGTCATTGTCGTGGTACAACAAAATGGGTACATCAAGGATGTATTCAGAGATGGGTtgatgaaaaacaaaaaggacATGCAGGTGCACATGTAGCATGTCCACAGTGTAATACAGAATACATCATTGTATATCCAAATATGGGttagttattttaatatttatatattttgaaacaagctcagataaatttgttattaaaataagcTGTTACAATTgctataaagaaatatactataaatatatgtatattgcaatatgtatgttaaatgtgatatatttattacagggCCGTTAGTAGTTGTACTGGATACTATTGATGGTATGGTTTTTCGAATTTGCCCATTTATTGCAGCTAGTATAGTTGCTGCATCTGTATACTGGACAGCTGTGACATATGGAGCAGTAACTGTAATGCAAGTAGTTGGTCACAAGGATGGTCTAGCTATAATGGAACAAGCTGATCCTTTGGTATTATTAGTTGGTTTGCCAACGATTCcaataatgttaattttggGAAAAATGCTCAGATGGGAAGATCAAGCACTTAATCTTTTAAGGCGACATGCATATAAGGTTCCTATTTTGAGGCATTTCTTGCCTAGTAGGtatgtacaaaatttgaaGTAATTATATCATGTGTTTCacattcatattattttagttGTTCAAGTGCTGACAGAGTACAATCCGACGATCTACCACCTATGAGTGATCCAATGTCAGCAACTCGTATTCTTTGTGGTGCGCTTTTATTACCTAGCATTGCCAGCATATgtggcaaaatattttttgagaGCATACAttctaattttcaaagaacattgcttgtatgtatacatatattaaatatatttattattagttaaataattgtcctagatttttatgaaatgtatGCATTTCTGCAGGGAGGTATAGCATTTATAACAGTAAAGGGTGCATTCAAGATATACCATAAACAGCAACAATATGTAAGACAATGTCAACGTCGTATAATGGATTATAcagaaagtaatatttcattatatagaAGACAACAAAATTCTGAAACCAACCAGACAAGttaaatacatacatgcaAGAGATTCTTGGAACAATACACTATCAAACGACATCTcagttaaaaaaaaactaaacctcataatatacttttatcaCGAAAACAGATGTCCagtatattacttttatgtaataatataagttTGTGGGTACTTTAATCAAGTCTAACAAATACGTAagttatatatacacatacatacaaaaataataaagggaaattatcatatacataaatataattagtaagTTATTATCTGTCTAAGGataaacatttaattgaaagaaaatgggAATGTTACATctcttaaatttaattatcagttatactaattaattataacttaTACTAAGTTATACTAATATCAACTCATCCTTCCttacgtataaaataagaattgaGATACGTTAATGTCCGTACTACAATTCAGTTTTCCTTTGTTCAAAAGAATCAtgcaagaagaaaatagtaaatctGTAGTTTATTAATGACAAATTTTATGAAGTTAACACAGCACAAGTTTTCTGTGCTCTGACAAAAAAAGGCATGGTATGTTTTTAAGagttatttacattttgattACGAGTGTAAAAAGAGATACAGTCTTtagagaagaaatttatttctatgatAGATAACTCTTGGATTAGGTAT
This DNA window, taken from Bombus pyrosoma isolate SC7728 linkage group LG6, ASM1482585v1, whole genome shotgun sequence, encodes the following:
- the LOC122568048 gene encoding E3 ubiquitin-protein ligase MARCHF5-like, which translates into the protein MSDNNLPHIFYGFDSPGRIVRIESSITTRPNIGLLTIEETLRRLSTNLRPERQTNDSNNEISDAQPPAILSNEEPVPIVLSESVNIAQPNDMIDGASSPNQSDIDTSIANTEDDKRYCWVCFATDEDDATALWVKPCHCRGTTKWVHQGCIQRWVDEKQKGHAGAHVACPQCNTEYIIVYPNMGPLVVVLDTIDGMVFRICPFIAASIVAASVYWTAVTYGAVTVMQVVGHKDGLAIMEQADPLVLLVGLPTIPIMLILGKMLRWEDQALNLLRRHAYKVPILRHFLPSSCSSADRVQSDDLPPMSDPMSATRILCGALLLPSIASICGKIFFESIHSNFQRTLLGGIAFITVKGAFKIYHKQQQYVRQCQRRIMDYTESNISLYRRQQNSETNQTS